The DNA window TGAGACAAATGAAGGGCCGGCCGATTCAGATAGTAGCCCCGACCTTGAAGCAACTTTAAGGGTGTGGATTATGGAAACCGGTTCACCAGAGGAAGCGCAGGCTTATTTTGAAAGGATTAATGCCCAGTTTAATGAACGATATCCCAATGTTCAGGTCGATGTACAATTTATTCCCTGGCTTTCCGCCCATCAAAATTTGATCACAGCCATTGCCGGGGGAAATGCCCCTGACGTATCAGAGCTGGGGACCACCTGGGTTCCGGAGTTTGCCGCCATGGGAGCTTTGCTGGAAATGAATGCGTATATTAATGATTGGGGATTGGCAGACGGCTGGGTGCCTGCCTTGGAAGAAGCGGGCACTTATATGGAGAATTTATATGGCATACCCTGGTACGCTGGTTTGAGGCAGTTGATTTACAACAAAGACATTTTTGAGCAAGCTGGCGTTGAAGTGCCCGAGACATATGATGAACTTCTTGCCGTGAGCGAAGCGATTATGCAGAACACTGATGCCTACGCCTTTCCTGCAGTGGGGATATCGCAGCACTTTGTTTTACCTATGGTATGGCATTTTGGAGGTGAGTTGGCTGTATTGGAAGAAGGGGACGATAATGAATTGCGCTGGGTTTCCAAGATAAATGAAGCTGAGGCAGTGGAAGCCTTTAAGTTCTACACGGACCTGTATAAAGCAGGATATGTTCCTGAAGGGGCTGTCAATTGGTCTGTGCTGGACACACGGCAGGCTTTTGCTCAGGGAGACCTGGCCATGACCATTGACGTGGCCCCGGGGATTAATGCCATGATCAACGAAAATTCGGAGATCGCCGATAAGATTGGTGTGGCCCCGTTGCCATCCAAAGCCAATAATGCCAGTTTTGTGGGTGGATCAAATCTTGCCGTATTTAAACAGTCCTCCCACCCGGAGTTAGCTGCGGCCTATGTGAATGTCCTGTTACAGGAGGATAATATTGCTGAATGGGCACAACTGACTGGGTTTTTCCCGGGGACACTGGCAGGATTGGATAATCCGGTTTTTCATGAAGATGAACATTTAAAAGTGTTTGCTGATGCATTAGTCCACGGACGTTCCTATCCAGCCAGTCCATCTTGGGGGCAATTTGAGGGTGATAACCTGTTTGTTACTGCTGTGCAAGAAATCATGTTGGGCAATAAAACGGCTCAAGAGGCCCTTGACGAAGTAGCTGAAGCCATGAATAACGCATTTGAGAAGGAATAAGTAAAAAGAAATGGGTAAAACAAAGCAGGTTGGCAGCTGAACTGCCAGCCTGCTAGCTGAAATGGGGTTTGAACGATGAGAAATAAATGGCTGCCTTGGCTGTTATTGTCACCTGCCTTATTCCTTATTGTAAGTTTGACTGTTTATCCACTGCTCAACACCTTCTTCATTTCATTTCGTGAATATAATATGTATTCTCTGGTCACCGGGATGAGTGAATGGATAGGTTTTGAACACTATAAACAAGTTTTAAGCGATCCGTTTTTTTGGACTGTTTTACGCAATACGGTTATGCTCGGTTTTGCATGTGTGTGTGCCACCATGCTGGTTGGTCTGCTGGTTGCTTTATTACTGAATACAAATTTCAAGGGGAGTAAACTTTTGGGTATTGTGATTCTGATTCCCTGGGTTTTTCCTTCTATTGCAGG is part of the Caldalkalibacillus uzonensis genome and encodes:
- a CDS encoding sugar ABC transporter substrate-binding protein, with amino-acid sequence MKKRYCYFGLSLLLVFVLLAAGCTSEQTGGDNSAPETNEGPADSDSSPDLEATLRVWIMETGSPEEAQAYFERINAQFNERYPNVQVDVQFIPWLSAHQNLITAIAGGNAPDVSELGTTWVPEFAAMGALLEMNAYINDWGLADGWVPALEEAGTYMENLYGIPWYAGLRQLIYNKDIFEQAGVEVPETYDELLAVSEAIMQNTDAYAFPAVGISQHFVLPMVWHFGGELAVLEEGDDNELRWVSKINEAEAVEAFKFYTDLYKAGYVPEGAVNWSVLDTRQAFAQGDLAMTIDVAPGINAMINENSEIADKIGVAPLPSKANNASFVGGSNLAVFKQSSHPELAAAYVNVLLQEDNIAEWAQLTGFFPGTLAGLDNPVFHEDEHLKVFADALVHGRSYPASPSWGQFEGDNLFVTAVQEIMLGNKTAQEALDEVAEAMNNAFEKE